The Oceanisphaera avium genome includes a region encoding these proteins:
- a CDS encoding hemolysin family protein has translation MTMFENLLILILLVAVSSFFSISEIALAASRKIKLRLMANEGDLNAAKVLLLQEQPGNFFTVVQIGLNAVAILGGILGEAAFTPFISELLRTMFTGAWIEKTAFFISFFVVTSLFILFADLMPKRLAMIAPERIAVSVVRPMAFCLILLRPLVWFFNGLANLFFRLFKVPTMREDQITPEDIIAMMDAGAQAGVLQEQEHHLIENVFDMESRTVTSAMTGRESLIYFTLSESQDSIKAKIAEHPHAKFLVCEESLDKIIGYVDSRDILMQVLHDQPLSLQKEGIVRTPLIIPDTLSMYEVLAHFKNAGEDFSIIMNEYAMVVGIITLKDVMSIVMGELVQSQEEHIVARDANSWLVEGSTPLEDVMRVLDIDEFPNDENYETIAGFMMYMLRKIPKRTDFVVHASYKFEVVDIDNYKIDQLLVTRIGAAELLLEEKTL, from the coding sequence ATGACCATGTTTGAGAACCTCTTGATATTAATCTTGCTGGTAGCTGTTAGCTCATTTTTCTCTATTTCAGAGATAGCATTGGCGGCTTCGCGCAAGATAAAGCTCAGACTCATGGCAAATGAAGGTGACCTTAACGCAGCTAAGGTGCTCTTACTACAAGAACAACCAGGAAATTTCTTTACGGTAGTACAAATAGGCCTTAATGCGGTGGCTATTTTAGGCGGTATCTTAGGAGAAGCGGCGTTCACTCCTTTTATTAGCGAACTACTAAGAACAATGTTCACCGGTGCCTGGATAGAAAAAACAGCCTTTTTTATCTCTTTCTTTGTGGTGACCTCGCTCTTTATCTTATTTGCAGATTTAATGCCTAAACGCCTCGCTATGATAGCGCCCGAGCGCATTGCCGTATCTGTCGTGCGCCCGATGGCTTTTTGCTTAATATTGCTGCGCCCCTTAGTGTGGTTTTTTAATGGCTTGGCCAATTTATTTTTTCGCTTATTTAAAGTGCCCACCATGCGTGAGGACCAAATTACGCCAGAAGACATTATTGCCATGATGGATGCAGGGGCGCAGGCTGGCGTGTTACAAGAGCAAGAACACCATCTTATTGAAAATGTGTTTGATATGGAGTCGCGCACCGTGACCTCGGCTATGACGGGACGGGAGAGTTTGATCTACTTTACGCTGTCTGAGAGCCAAGACAGTATCAAAGCTAAAATTGCCGAACACCCCCACGCTAAATTTTTAGTATGTGAAGAAAGCCTCGATAAAATTATTGGTTATGTAGACTCCAGAGACATACTAATGCAGGTATTGCACGACCAGCCCTTGTCGCTACAAAAAGAAGGCATAGTACGGACCCCGTTGATTATCCCTGACACCTTATCTATGTATGAAGTGTTGGCGCATTTTAAAAACGCCGGCGAAGACTTTTCTATCATCATGAACGAGTACGCCATGGTAGTGGGCATCATTACTTTGAAAGACGTAATGAGCATAGTAATGGGGGAGCTGGTGCAATCTCAGGAAGAACATATAGTGGCGCGCGATGCTAACTCGTGGTTAGTAGAAGGCTCAACCCCTTTAGAGGATGTAATGCGGGTGCTCGATATTGATGAGTTTCCTAATGATGAGAATTACGAAACTATCGCCGGCTTTATGATGTATATGCTACGCAAGATCCCTAAGCGTACCGACTTTGTGGTGCATGCCTCTTATAAATTTGAAGTAGTAGATATAGACAATTATAAAATAGACCAGTTGTTGGTGACCCGCATTGGCGCTGCTGAGCTGTTGTTAGAAGAGAAAACGCTCTAA